TGGACCTTTGCGGACTTGAACAGGTCCTAAAGCGAATCCATGCGGACCAAGGCCCCGATAGCGACCAATGCTGACGGGGTGACCAAGAGGCTTGGAGATCTGAGCCTCAAGGCTTGGACGCAAACGCTGAAACAGCGAACCGACCCAGCGATCGGCCGCGAACCAGAGCGCCACTCCACCAATGAGGGATCCACCCAAAACCGACAGGACGAGCCTGTTACGCCGCATGCTGGGTGGACCTCCTCGCATCGATGCCCGTCAATACGCCGGAGGTCGACGCAATATAAGGACCACATTCCGAGCAGACCAGCCCATGCCACTTGAGGAATTGCTCTCAACCTCCAGCATCTGGCTCGCGAAGGGCGGGTTGGCGCTGTTCGGATTAACCCTGATCGCCTTCATCGCCCGCTGGGGGATCCGTTTCCGGCTGGTAGGCGTGAGCAGTTTCACCCTGCTGTTGTCGGCCAGCTGCTGGGCTTTTGGTCTCAGCTACACACCAGGCGTCAGCGTGGAAGGAGCACTGCGAGCGCCGATTGTGTTTGACAATGGC
Above is a window of Synechococcus sp. BIOS-U3-1 DNA encoding:
- a CDS encoding Ycf51 family protein, whose translation is MPLEELLSTSSIWLAKGGLALFGLTLIAFIARWGIRFRLVGVSSFTLLLSASCWAFGLSYTPGVSVEGALRAPIVFDNGADLVVAQAQADFPDEAIEPTLQQLAGNVRPGGRNSPEVTVRLRQLQPAGEGASRSVVLGETVRDLRAG